DNA sequence from the Labrus bergylta chromosome 13, fLabBer1.1, whole genome shotgun sequence genome:
CATGTGCATGCATTGACGGAAGTCAAAAAAGCGTTTTCCGATTTTTTTCCTGGTCCATGATTAACTTAATTTTTCCAGCTGGTGTGAAGTTGTCATGATAATGAGACGTTGCTTTCCtccaaaaatacattcaaagtgTATTTATCGTACTGTTTACTGCAGGGGCGGAGGTGGTTGTCTGTTGTCTGCGCTCTTGCTTGGGTTTGGCTGTGACCAGAGGGAATGGCTTCAAGATGGACTCCTTTTCTCCTTGTTTCAGGTCCATGGGTTTATCTAAGgacagagcaggaggaggagagatcaGCTCTTCACCCTCATCATCTGACTCACAGTCATGCACAGTTGCGATCCATCTGCTCTGGCCATCCTCACTGAGCAACTCAGTGGCCTGTTCCGTGCTGCGAGAAAGATCAGAATTTGCTTCTTGAGtctttaaagggaaaaaaaacccttgCCAGAATACTTCTTCTGAGACCAGGGGTACGCAGATGCTCAGAAACGTGCGCAAACACATTCACTCAAACACTTTTTGCACATAAAGTACACTTAAAAccaaacagagagaaaggagagcgATAGAAACAGGTGACAAAGTGAACAAAGACTCAGGAAGTCCAGGAAAGAGCTTTTGCCACAAGGCCAATGAGTTAAGCTGTATGTCAAGATGAACGCTGTTTTGTTAAGAAGTTAACACTTCTTATTCTATGAAAGCAATTTTCAAATTCTAAGATCTTTTCTTTTATTGGCGTAGTATTGCTTCAGACTGCATGGAGCACAGAGCTACACAGCAGAGACATTCTTGATGATGTGGAAATATGTGGGGTGTTAAAGTTAATTAAGTTTCATGTTGGactaaaatcaaaaaaagtgcgTACAAGGCATTAAGGATTGTGCTGAGAAAGGAAGCACAGGAAGCATAGCAAATGAGATAGACATTTTTtcacacagaagaaaagaaaaacaagtgtttaCATGGCAAGCAGGTCCTCTTTTTTCTCAGATTTGTTAATCGTTTTGGTAAGATGCTAAAAAGAAAACCTCAAGCAATGCTAATTCTCTCCGTTGCTGCTTAGTGTCATAATAACAATCCCATCCTTTGGCGTCCAATACCAATGCATTGTATCCCCACTGTCTAACTCAGGCATATGTCTGTGTCAACATCGATGAAACGTtgctaaatatatttttcatacTCTTTGACTACAATACATCAAAACGTTAGCCGAGGTGTTGGTGACGTTAAAAGTTTTCTGCATCTAAGGAAAGGCATGAAGACAAAAGTTGGAGAAACCACCGGCTTGAAAGTTTGGTCTCGCTCTTTTGTGCGTAACTACAACATACAGGTATTAAGGTGCAGCAGTGCCAGTGGTCAGTGCAGCCATTGCTGTTCACTGTTCCTCACCATGGTCACTGGGTTTCCCCACCAGGTTGGGTGTCTTGTTGACAGGAATAGATGGACGCTGAACTGCAGAGAAATCTGGGAAACAAGAGTCATTTTTTAGTCAAAAACCACATTGAAACAGAGCAGGTGGTCAGTTCTAAGGAGggaataaaaactgaaaacaagtgTTGTTGGTTATTTTAATAATGCAATAGGGAAAAAGGAATGTCAAGTTTATAGGTTCAAAGACTGGGAGACATTAAGCAGAGAGAGGACTTCAGACTTGTACTGTgttctgaaaaatgaaaataaaaacacaggctTAATACAAACAACAATAAAGCACATAAAAGCCAAGCAGATTGCATGTTAATTCTTTATGAAGTGCTGCCATAGAGAACCACCACCGTCTATGACTAATGAAAACCATGACAGTGTTTAACAACCTTGAAACCATTAAGTCGTGCTTTTAACCACTCACCCAAGATCCCCCAAAGAAAAACTCAGGAATTTTAAAATCCTTGTTGAATCTGAATCAGGAAATTAAGGGAGAAGGGCCAATATTTTGTAAATAGGATTTTGACCCCCTTCTGTGATTAACTAATTTGGACCAAATGCACTTTGACAACCAAGCATTGTACAAAATCCCTGAACCCCAGAGAAATTAAAGATCAAGCCAAGCCATCATAGGAAACTCAAATCAGTTTGACTCTAGACTTGTTTAATGAACACAAGGGACTGATTAGATTTAGTGAAGTGGAGAAGTGATCACAAAGACTAACAAGTCTTCTCAATGAAAACACAATGGATACAGTGCAAGTTGTGAAACTCAGATGTGTTAACATGAAGGTTCTGCTACGATTTAGTGTGGTTAAAGAAGTGTATCCTAAAACCTTGTTATGATATCTTAGAGGAGGCTGAAAAGCTTCGGGAGGCTTGACACATGGAAATGTTGTACATCTGAATTGTTTTGAGATCATCCATTTAACTGTAGTGATTCACCTCCAGAGCATCCACTCCCTTTGCCATTTGTCGTTTCTTATCTCAGAGATTCATCAAGGGGGTCCTTCTGTTGacaacattttgtaatttttcaATTGTTTGGGCCAAAACATGGCAGAAACATTTCTCCTGGATTTGTTTCCTCCCTGAAGCTGACCTCCTGCTGGTCGGCATAAATCAGTGATCTCTGGCATCTTCTACCAAGAGAAAGGAGCTGAGGCCATACAAGCGGAAACATCTGCCAACAAGTCACTGATTAACTCTAAAAATACGATCTAGGAGTATCTCCTTAACTAAATGCCTGTCTCAAGATATACTGTACAAATAAACAGGGATGTGCTATGACACAAAAGCTCAACCTAATATTTGGTCATTCTGTGGAAACTAGTAGTGCTGCCTGATCCGATGTAGCTGAGTATTCGATGACTCGATCGTCAGGGCCAGGATAATTCCATTCCAGCTACTGTATATGGGGTGTTTAATGTCTAATTTAACatagatttgtctgttttatccAAATAATTAATGACTCATAGCCTATCTTGGTATAAATATCACCTTATTAATGCTTAATGCAGTTCTGAAAACCACTCATACTTTAAATCAATCAGTATTGATAGAAGCTACATATCCATGTTTAGagaatttcattggctacaagaGATTTCAGAAATTGGCACGGTTGCGTTCAACTGGTCATCAGAACAGGAGGATGCACctccttttaaaaaaggttCTCATTGGCAGTTATACGCCGCCATCTAGTGTCATGAAAAGGTCAGCGGAATAGCGGCGGTTTTTAACAGTTCCGTGGATCGTTATGGATTTAActtgtttggattaaatcttttgCTGGATTTAAATCGTGGGGACTCAGTTTGgtggattattatgatcaggatagTTCAGTATATATTTAAGTGCTATGTTCAAAGACGATGTTTGTTTGTCCCTGGTCTGACCTGCACAGATggtggtcagtgtgtgtgcctgctgtATTGGTTATAAGTTCACTTTAATGCAGActtaaaaaatgcagaaaaactatGTTCTATCATAGAATTAAATGTTATTCCAAGATTAGAAGGCAAATAGTTTAAAGATGTGGTTAAACTCAAATGACAAAAAGGATCAATgagcacaaaaaacaacaaaactttcGACTGTCTAAAGTTTTATACTATAGGTTTACACTGTCGGATGCAGCCGCGGGTCGTGGGTGTATCATAATGCCGTCCTAATTGGTTCATTTTTGGACTGATTTGTTAAATTAGTAAATGAGCATATTTCACAAGTATTTTCCATATTGACAAAGTGAATCCATTGCTTCTGGGGTCAGGACTGCACACTGTGCCCACCTGACAGCTCATAAGAGTTAACTCATGCTTAACTGGGCGGGCATTGGGTTGTAATGTGATAAGATCTGAGGTCAACAACATCCATGTCAACTATGTGTCTACGATCTATATGATATGATCTGTTTGGAGTGCTTCAGTTTCTACAGCAGGTGTTTTTGGTTTGTGGTCCATAATACATCCTTCAAACAGCAGATCAAATTTCTCAAGTGCGAAAGCCCCAGACTCACATCTGTAATGTTAAACAGAAGCAGTGGTGTGAGCCCTGGTTGCGGTTGAAAACTATTTTTTGGAAAAatagtaaaagaaataaataaaaacacatgcaacaacaggatatttatttatagtctaatataaataataataataataataataataataataataataatataaaatattccAACCTAAACTACATACTGGTGTCTCAAATCACTGTGGTCATTGTTGACTTAGACTCAAACTCGAGCACTGACTGCATTCGGACTCGGAAGATGGTGAGGATGACTCTCCAACTCTCATATTTCTTGATAAAgactgttttattgtttatgtgAGAACATTTTTTGTATAAAGCCCTGATGATTTCTTCAGTTTCGAGTGAAGGCTGGAATGTGTGTTCACCTCAATCCAACTATTCAACTGACAGAGGTTTCTGTTTTTGCAACACATTTGTAGATGGACAGTGTCCTTGTTATACCTAAAGTCCACTATATAAAGAGCTTGTAATCCATTACAGTTATTGTAGAGAGTTATTGTAAACTGAGCTCtaaaaaatgttgcaaacacgctctcaaaacaaacacaaaggctgAGTACTATTTTGTTTAAGAAGTAATAATGTTTTGTGGGGTTATCACTCAGTGCATGGGGTCAGGAAGGTGAACTACACCTATGACTTTTAAGATAACTGTCATTACCAGCTTTCTTCTTAGATGTATGTTCATGGTGGTAGGCAAAATGACTATTTTTGCCTTAGAGTTGCTTCAAGAGAGCCTTGTGACTCCTTGAAGACCTCTGAAACTTTCCAAGTTTCCAGAAATAACACACACCAGCTGTGACATGGGACTGAAGCACAACCTCTCTTCACAACTCCAAACAACAAGGAGTGAGCACAGCGTCACCATTAATACATGTGGTCTAGACGTGGTTTGTATTACTGCTTAAGATGGATTTAATTACTCAAATTAACTGAGCCTGCTTGGCGGAACGGAAAAAATGTAACCCACCAAAAGAAGGGAAAAGACACATCCACCTTTTTGAGTACAAGAATGCTAAAGCTCTTCTTAAACTAATACAAACCACCTCATGATTACAGTTCCATATGTGCAGGTGACTAAACAATATGAAGGTCTAGGTATTGCCAAATTAAGAATTCTCTAACGCTTCAGTCTCAGTCGAGGTTAAGTTGcagggatttttgtttttgataatGCAAATGCAAAAAGTCACACTGACAAACAAGTTCAAAATTATGAGAAGATTGTGGCAGAAGCAAAGATCAGTTTGGCCATGTGGGATGGACACACCAGTGCCTCTTTGGTTAGTGAGTGAGGAACACTGAAAGGCAATTATCTTGGTTTGTCTTTACCAGGTTTCTCTCTTGGCCACACCGCAGGTTTAGCAAGAGCATTGCCCCTGTGATGCGCTCCACCGACtgctgaaagaagaaaaaggtctattataaaatgttttgtgtcttgTTACAAACAGCCAAACAAGAGGTCAAAAAAGGCTTTGTCTTTCTTACTCGTTGTTTTCTTCAAGTCTAACATCAGTGGTAATAAAGctggaaatgtgtttgtgtttgtaaccTAGTTCGACAGATGTTCAGGATATACACATGGAATTGCTATGACTTCAAACAATATATAatattgtttgacattttaattctCTGCACTTCTGAAACTCTTTCCGGAATATGTGCTGCATTTGAtggagatagggagagagagagtgtgcttGGCTGTGGTGTCTGTTCTGTCTGCACAGTGCTTGGCTTGGCTGGTGTAAAATGTGGTGTGTCCTGGCCAGTGCTATGGCCAGACTTCCCACCCGGCCAGTGAGCGGGCCCGTAAATCATGTTAACGATCCCGACCCCAGAGACACCACTGCTGCTCGTGGTAAAGCTGTGAAATACACACCGCGCACATGTGGCAGAGCGGTGAGAACATATGGATGTTAAGAGGCAGTGTTTGGCAGCCTAGGTTTATCAGTTGGGGGCCGTCCCTCCAAAACAAAAGATGAGTTAAAGCAGAAGATTGAAAAAGTCTGGTAGAAAGGAACAATTGTCCAAACATCTACTTCATACATTTAAGCAAAGATCTTGCTCTAAACCAAAAGACagtttgtttgtcttcagtAGATGCACGGCTGCAGCAGGAACGTAAGAAGATGCTGAAAGGAGAGTATTACTGAAGACaagagaggatgagagaaaGGAAAGTGAGTAATCGATTACCACCAGGTGAGCTGGAGCTTTGAGAGGAGGGGAATTTCTTGGATGGAGAAAATGGTCGGACACTTTTATGATTGGAATTTGGAGGAACCCCGCTGCGAGACTGAGTGCTGTTTCTTCCTGCTGGAGCAACTGATGAGCTAATAGGAGATTGAGGAACTTCTGCAATGGATGATTTGACGAAACCAGTACCTAGATCAGCAGAAAGGCAATTAATGAGTTTAGGGGAAATCAACGTTTGAGCATGACATCTTTACCTAGATGAAATCAATGAAAAGCACATTAGTGAAAACAATGAAGATTGGACAATGAATGAAATAGAGAGGCACAGATGAGAGACTGGAGAGCTAGCAAGACGGGACTGGTTGTAAGTGGGCAAAGGTGAGGTGAGTGTGCTGGTCTGAAAATGGAGGCACACATAGAGAAAGAAACAATGAAGGGTGGGTTGTGTGGCGTGGTAGGATAGAGATGGTGATGAGGAAGCAGTGATATCATCCAATGGTTGGAGGGACAACTGGGTTTCACGTGACTTTACGGAAGCAGAGATGGTGATGGGACAAACTTGTGGTGTTTACCCTGATTATTACTACCAGCCTTCTCTGTAGCCAGGGCAGGTCTTGGTAGAGGCTTGCCCTCTTCTGGTGGACTAGGAGCTGTATGAAAGAAAACTCACTATTTATCTATATACTATTATAATCAGATAGTACTGCATTTACATGATTATATTATTAACTTTTAAAGGGGGCATATCCTACCCTTATTTGTTGAAATGCAAGGAGATAATTGTTAGGTAAAATCCTTGCAGGGTGGGTAAGGGTATTTGCTTTAATCAGGATATCCTTAAAAATATCTTACATCAGACAAAGCTGAACTATGACTAGGGCTGTCGCGGTAAAGAAATTCCCCATGCAGTGATTCAATAGACCTATCACACAATCcctttttttatctatttagcACATTTTTTTGTGAATCAGTGGCTGACAACTTAACTTTAAACCTGTACAGTACAATTTGTCTTTAGAATATATGAACTAGAATACATTATGCAAtaagagtgtgtgagagagagagagcaagagctGATAGGCTGCACGGACATTAACATCATCCAGACCCCACTGAGCGCACACATTTATAATCTGTGTGAGCGAATTTCCAGTGCAAATTTCTGCACACAGTTTAGGAAACCTTCCCCACAGATTAGAAATTTGTGAGCACTGATTTGCAAACCTTTGGCGCAGATTTGCAAACAGCTTTTAAGTCTTTTCTTCcgtgcaacacaacaaaactcccATTTAAATGTTGCCCTTGCAACTCTGTTATCACAGCAGGTGAGCCTTATGTAGAGAGTCTTGTTatcaagacacaacaaaaccacCTACCAAGAGTAGAATCGCTTCACCATCAGTGAGAGAGATGGTAGATGCCAGTTTTGACATTAAGTAAACTAATCCTGTCATTATGTATTCTGTAGCCAAATCGTACTATACAGGTTTTAAAAACGCTGTGTGCTTTTTTAGTAGGCAAAAGGCCAAGGAAGATATGATTCTTGCTGCCGTGACGGTGCTTTGTTTCAACACCAGGATCaaagatcaaataaacaaaagtcacaattttaaaaaataacttgtggCCAAGATACTATTTGTTATGTGAGACCAAAAATGTTATGCATTTGTTGTTCATAGGGACCTTTTTGTCGCAGATTTTACAAATTGCTTCGTCTAAATTAGCtggttttcctttttcatttggcTAAAGGCCGAACTGTTCCCGAAGTGCAAAATTATTTTCGGTTTAGGTACCAGTGCAGTTACCATTGTTTCCGTCTGAACATGATGAGGGGTGAGGTAACTTCACGTGCAGTTGTCACAGTGGCCTCACATGCTCCGAAGTTGACTTGTTAATATCATGGTAATTCATTTTTGTGGTTACCGCGACAGCCCTAACTTTTCTTAGAATACCCAATATAATATAATGGAAATGTAACTCAAATGCCCCTTTTAAAGTGAAATTTTAGATGAGGTCTCAATACTTGATGTGTGGATTGCGGATGGCAAAAGGTAGGGTCTTTACCCGTAGCAACAGCCTGCCTTGGTGTGACGTTGGAGGTATCAGAGTAGCTCCTGGACTGAGTCTCAAACTGAAGCCCTGGTTGAGATTGTTGTTGGGACCTAGATGTAGGTTGTGGCTTGGGTAGAGGATCAAGTTGGGACTTAGACTGAGCCTTTGGTAGAGGTAGAGGCTTAAGAAGATGTTTAGAATGAGGTGCAGGTTGGGTTTGGGTCTTAATAGGATATTGTGATTCTGGCAACTGTTTATtatttgtgtgagtttgtttgaCCCTCGTTTGGTTCTTTGGTTGAGGATGTGGTTGAAGCTTTCGTTTATTTAGTTGAGGTGATGGTTGAGGCTTGGATTGGCTCTTTGGTTTAGGCTGTGTTTTAGGCTTAGTTTTGTCCCAGGTTTGAAGGTTTGTTTTGGGCTTGGGATGCTTCTTTGACTGCTGCTTAGTTGTTCCTTCAGTCTCAGGTCTTCTTTTTAGTTGAGGCTGTGGGTTAATCGTTGGTTGTGTGTCGATTTGAGGCTGAACTGTGGAGTAAGATTTTGCTTGATGTTGGGGTTTGACATTAATCTTCAGTAGTGCTGGTTGGGTCTGAGGTATGTGCTGAAGTGTTGGTTGATTTGTCAGTAGGTGTGTCATAATTGTGGGATGGGTTATTGTTTGAACCCTGTCCGGTGTCATGGTCTTAGCAGGtggttgtgtttgaaaatgGACCTGATGTTTTAGCTGGAGTTTTGGTTGAAGTTTGTGTTCAGTTGGGAGCTGCATTGTAGTTTTAGGCTTTGATTGGAAATAGGGTTTTGTGTGAGCCGCTGAAGTAGGAAGGGTATGGAGATTGGGATGAGGTGTTTGATGGGTCTTTGGTTGGATCTGCGGTTTGTGGTGGGAGGTTTGTTGAGGATGTGGTTGTGATACGGTATGTGGTATGGTTTGGGATGTTGTGTGGGGTTTTGGTTTGATCTGGAGAACAGATTTGGATGCTGGAGGGGGTTGTGATTGAGGAATGTGCCGTAAAATGGGTTGAGATGTTGCTTGGGGTTTGGACTGGGGTATGGACTTGCATGTTGGTTGGGGTTTTGGCTTGGTCGGATTTATGGGCATGGATTCTGGTTGTGATTGAGTTTGCATTATCGGTTGGGATGTTGGTTGGAGTTTTGGCTTGGTCTGGGGTATGGGCTTGGAGATTGGATGGAGTTTTGGTTGGGGTTGAGTTTGTAGTATGGGTTGGGATGTTCGTTGAGTATTTCGCTTGGTCTGGGGTATGGGCTTGGTGGTTGGATGGAATTTTGGTTGGGGTTGGGTCTGTAGAATTGGTTGGGATGTTGGTTGGAGTTTTGGCTTGGTCTGGGGTATGGGCTTGGTGGTTGTATGGAATTTTGGTTGTGGTTGGGTCTGTAGAATGGGTTGGGATGTTGGTTGGGGGTTTGGCCTGGTCTGGGGTATGGGACTGGAGCCTGGGTGGAGTTTTGGTTGGGGTTGAGTTTGTAGTATGGGTTGGGATGTTCGTTGAGTATTCCGCTTGGTCTGGGGTATGGGCTTGGTGGTTGTATGGAATTTTGGTTGTGGTTGGGTCTGTAGAGTGGGTTGGGATGCTGGTTGGGGATGCATCTCTGCTATGGGATTGGAAGCTGGTTTGATTTGTGGTAGGGGTTGGGTGTCAGATGTGTTCTGGAATGTTGGTTGGGAATGTGGTTTTGTCTGAGGTCTGGACTGGGATGTTTGTTCAGGTTGCATTTTTGGTTGGGTTTGGGGTATGGACTGTGATGTTTGTGAAGGATGTGGTTGAGGCTGGGCCTTGGCCCAGTTCTTAATTTGAGTGTTAGGGGTTTGGGGCTTTGATTGTTGATGCTCTggctgaggctgaggctgagggTTTGCTTGAGTTTCTGGATTCTCCACATTTTCCTGGGGGGCTGGCAAGGGAGCTAACGGGATTTCCAgggaaggaggaaaaagagatcTGGATTGGTCTCCTCCTGTTGGattttgtgagagagagaaaatatggGAGTAAAGCCACAACATTGTGGTGTTATATTATTTCAGGTATCATTTTCAGgatgcaggatttttttttacgaaataaaacaaaatattattaTAGTTTctagaaaatgatgaaagtaacggccaacttccaccagatgtgTGCCGGTCTGTCTCCGCTCTGGGCGGCAGGGGAGGTGAtaggttttcattttattcaatgtgtgtgctttcaCTGGGTGCGCtgcgctgcgtctcagctccgtcTGAGCTCCAGCAGTCCGGTGCCCTCCGCAGCAGATACATAGGTTTCTATTTTTGCCGGAGCCCGtcgcatcaatttagcacagaaaaaaacaagtgggatgggaagtcagacaccgatgcaacattaaaacatctggttaattttaaaaataaaacactccgttttaacggttcagaaaaatgaccgtgtgtgtgtttgtttatgtgtttattaggtttatatagagttttataccacattcATCATATTATCTCGCACTGCCGCGAGTTAGTTTGTTAAATTATCGCGGGAATTCCTTTATCTCGGCACTCCAGCTGAcggctgtgctctccgtgctgcagACGGAGAACGCAGCCGGTGGATGTTGACGGATAAGGGTGCACAGAGCCAAAACGgaccggagcggacacgcaatgcacacgtatctggtggaagttcagTGTCAGACATAAAAGCAGCCAGGGAACAGCTGACATTTAGATCCGATGGAGTGCCAACAGCTTTTGGCCTGAGAACTCACAGAGCTAATCTGGACTAAAGCAAAAGTTACACAATAGCTTCTGCCTGGCACTTGTCTCCAATTTCAAAGGAAGACAGACCATATGGAGGTCTTTGCAGTGTAACAGCCGTGTTactacagacagacacagctaCCAGGTCCAGGATGCCTGAGAGCGAAGGCCACTGAAATCCATTTGCTGTGCCTTTAAGAAGCTATGACACATTAGAGATTAAAAGTTGCTGGTTGATTGTTTTCTGTAGCCTTTCTATAGACCAAATTAAATTGATTGTTCAATCTGATCAAAAGTTATCCTCAGTGAAACAGAataaaagagacaggaaataggAAGTCGGAAAAAGGGAGAGTGACATTTATTTACTGTAGCGTTGTTTTGTAAGAAGACCAcctgcaaataaaaaagaaattatGAATGTTTACTGAGGGGACATAAAgaatacagtaaaaaaagaagaaaggtaGAACATGAAAATTCTGCTTGGGTTCCTGCTGGAGAGAATTACATTTTTGGTTCATGCAGTTTTGTCATGCAGACTTCACACCAGTGCCTATACTGCATTGAAAGCAAAAGTCTAAGCTTTGTGATGAGctaaaatagagaaaaaaaatattattgcAAAATGAGTATTGAAGGGTATGATATATTAATATAGTGTGTATGCACTGTTCCCAAACTCAGTTGCAATATTGTGTCATTTACATGACACAGCCAGATACAGGGACAGTTTGATACAGCGTCTTTCTGAGATATGAAATGAAGGTTTTCACTGAGCAATTTGAAGGATTTATGAATCCTTCCAAGATTAGTCACATTGCTAAAATGCCATGCAGCTAAGGCCACCTATCTTACTGTCACTACAACCCAATCAGCTGACACCATGGGCTTCCTCTGGAAAGTCTAGCTTCTGTACTGACACAGAGCATGCTGCTCTTGCTCATGCAGCTCATTACAAGGACATTGTGAAGCACTGACAGCATCTCAGTTATTGAAGGCCAAGTTTATGACTGCATACAGCCACAGTAAGAGCCATGAAGCTTTTTTATAAACTAACCGTGATTGTCTTTTTTACCGATAGGCAGTGTGGTGACCACAGGTAGTTTGGGTCCAGGGGTTGACAGAGATTCCTGCCTAGTAGTTGTGGTTGGAGCTGAGAAATATAATGTGCATTAGAAGACCAGGAGACACGTTTTAATTGTATATGTCCTGTGAAATGAACAGAAAAACCTGCTGAACAATAAAGAGGAGCCAAGATCTGCAGGATAGTAATAGAGAAGTCATGTAGAATAGGTCAGGAATAAGGACAAGAGTTTTTGTCTGACTTCTTAATCCAGTTTTAGGTCAGAAATTGAATTACCAAGAGTTGTCTTTGGAGACATTTCCCTGATGAGTGTTACTCTGCTCTTGGTCCTGTTATGGGGAACTGACAAGAACATAGGAAGAAAGATTTAAGTCAGAGTCACACAGTAAACAAGTTCAAAATATGCTGAAAAAAAGCGTCATGTTAGGGAATAATCTTCTTGCAAACTAAAGTAACTGTAAAATAATTCTGGCTTCTATCCCAGTACAAATAACTGGTATCTCAGGCTGTTTGACCTCATGGAAGCTGTGGACACAAGCTGTAAACATAGCAATAACATGACCTGAATATGGAATGGGGAATACATGTTATTATACCCCTGCGGGtaatattcattatttttagcCAGTTTTGGATCACCAACTGACAAAGGTAACATCTGGTACTTTAACTTCTATAATATGTTAGCCAGCTAGTCGTTAACTTATTCTGCCTGCTGTAAGTTGCACGGTTAGTAGTGTACTTTGGTTTTTTGGAGCTAAGCCAATGAAATAAGCAAAAACATGGGCTGAGTGATGTTCTAGTTGCTGTTAGAAGTGTTCTGTTCAGACGTCAAAGTAGACTAAGGTCCTTCAGTAGAGCTAGAATGGATGTAAGATTGACTATAGTACGTTTTGTATATTGGCCGAGAGCTGTGTACACTCACAAATGTAATTGTCACGCTATGCAACTACATAGAATTGTCACACTAGTGCCCTGATTTTCATGTCTACCCGTGAGTTAAATATATTCAACTTCAGCAACAAATTTGACAGCCAATCAGCATTGACAGAAGATGATAACGTCAGGAATGGAGGAGAATGTAATCATTGCAGCCTCGTGCTTCTGTAGCagtaaaatcagatttttttttaacagagataGCGCTTAACAGTGACCATCCACTTTTACGGTAGCTCTGGTTCCGTAAGTAAATTTCCCCAATCAAATCCTCCCTTGATTTTTCACAAATCTTTATATCAAGAGACTGGGGCCTGTAACCAAAacaaccagctaccccaataCTCCTGACTACAATACATTTCTTTCGGCACCAAAACGGCATTAAAAAAACCGAAGAAGAGGCAAAGGTACAAGATGTGTACACCAAGTTATCTAGCATAACGGCAGTTACCACAACCGTAGCTTGCTATTGTAAATGGGGTCTCCTGGGATTCATTTAAGGGGCAGCATGTGGGTCATTTGGAACTAAATTTTCAGGTTTCCAATGCAAAATATGTGAACATAGGAGCAGATAATTAATGCTCGTAAGTGGTCAGCTAAAGAAGTTTCTGGTGTCACTTGGAGTAGATTCTCCTTTTGCCAAAACTTTCATGTAATTTGCTTCAAAATCATTTCTGATCAAccttatacatttttttagggGTTTTGGGTAACATTGTGTCTATTGATACTGATTGGAAATTCTTTTCCATCTCCATCATGGTCAAAGTTTGAAAACATCTGAACCATACTTGGGACCTGCAATAAaccatcaaagaaaaaaattctgaatttaaa
Encoded proteins:
- the LOC109996896 gene encoding target of Nesh-SH3 isoform X1, producing MMGMQQRSHSFLVLLLIVFIFGIALSGPSMPRRSRVRRQNMKVRINATGDTIVMKFLRPNSDTKLEGYILGYGSSMFSKQFIQLPENGQLYETEFDAEPKYLIAVQPIPTNDVKKQCTGKVELEKPLHLVIGSVTPTSVLLSWGTLLKTPYEGNVMKDCVEDGHYTVRYRERNRKWNYQTCPTSDTVIDHLKPNAVYEFGVQPNSKDGTGVWSKPVIHNISSGGIEEKAIRKIFKRPVPPVKPLTTDQLPFPFAPRHVPHNRTKSRVTLIREMSPKTTLAPTTTTRQESLSTPGPKLPVVTTLPIGKKDNHGGLLTKQRYRGDQSRSLFPPSLEIPLAPLPAPQENVENPETQANPQPQPQPEHQQSKPQTPNTQIKNWAKAQPQPHPSQTSQSIPQTQPKMQPEQTSQSRPQTKPHSQPTFQNTSDTQPLPQIKPASNPIAEMHPQPASQPTLQTQPQPKFHTTTKPIPQTKRNTQRTSQPILQTQPQPKLHPGSSPIPQTRPNPQPTSQPILQTQPQPKFHTTTKPIPQTKPKLQPTSQPILQTQPQPKFHPTTKPIPQTKRNTQRTSQPILQTQPQPKLHPISKPIPQTKPKLQPTSQPIMQTQSQPESMPINPTKPKPQPTCKSIPQSKPQATSQPILRHIPQSQPPPASKSVLQIKPKPHTTSQTIPHTVSQPHPQQTSHHKPQIQPKTHQTPHPNLHTLPTSAAHTKPYFQSKPKTTMQLPTEHKLQPKLQLKHQVHFQTQPPAKTMTPDRVQTITHPTIMTHLLTNQPTLQHIPQTQPALLKINVKPQHQAKSYSTVQPQIDTQPTINPQPQLKRRPETEGTTKQQSKKHPKPKTNLQTWDKTKPKTQPKPKSQSKPQPSPQLNKRKLQPHPQPKNQTRVKQTHTNNKQLPESQYPIKTQTQPAPHSKHLLKPLPLPKAQSKSQLDPLPKPQPTSRSQQQSQPGLQFETQSRSYSDTSNVTPRQAVATAPSPPEEGKPLPRPALATEKAGSNNQGTGFVKSSIAEVPQSPISSSVAPAGRNSTQSRSGVPPNSNHKSVRPFSPSKKFPSSQSSSSPGAVGGAHHRGNALAKPAVWPREKPVQRPSIPVNKTPNLVGKPSDHDKPMDLKQGEKESILKPFPLVTAKPKQERRQQTTTSAPAVNSSRFDINENSSIFRPMPASEVDIMGKKRFVAPHVIYKTDKKPDEPCSITSSLAYFPDEEGADQNVTGPPRVPPSNLTVVTVEGCPSFVILDWQKSDNETREYDVISTTKGPNGEEVSILTTNQTHTAVENLKPESSYEFTVTPRNELGTGPSSDPVSFNTESADPRVSENVSGKDAIWTQFPFKTDSYSECNGKQYVKRTWYRKFVGIQLCNSLRYKIYLSDSLNGKFYNIGDQTGHGEDHCQFVDSFLDGRTGTQMFADQLPSRPGFYRALRQEPVHFGEIGGKSHVTYVGWYECGTPIPGKW